In Stanieria sp. NIES-3757, the DNA window CAAACGCCATACTTTACTCCTCAAGAGCGATCGCTCTTGGCTAATCGCCGTATTTTCCCCGAATATAACTAATCATTTTTAGAAACGTAAATTCGGGTAATTGCGGAAATATTAAGAAGATTTAAATAATTTTGGCAAATTAATCGCAAGTAACCCTAACGTAAGAGATAGGGATAATTAATTAATTATCCCTACTATTTAACTAGAATGTAAATCGGTTTATTTTTTATTTCCCAAAACCTTTGCCTCGGTTTTCTGAAGGAAGACAAAGACAATTTTCAATTTGTTCTCTTAAAGTATCATGGTCTAAATTTTGACCAATTAAAACCAATTGATTTTTCTTGTCTCCTTTCCATTCTTCATCTTCAATAGTGAATCTTTTGCCACTTAAATGAAAAATATGACGTTTGGGACTTTCATCAAACCAAAGAATACCTTTAGCTCGAAAAACATTACCTGGTAATTGATTGTCAAGAAAATATTGGAATTTTCTAATACTAAAAGGTTTATCAGTTTGAATTGAGAGAGAGGTAAAACCATCATTTTCTAAATGATCTGAGTGATGGTGATGATGGTCATGTTCATGATCGTGATGATGATGGTGTTCATGATGGTCGTGATGGTCATGCTCATGATGTTCAGGTTCAGATTCTATTGAATCAAAATACTTATCTGACTCAAATAAACCGACACTGAGAACTAGAGGAAGAGGTACTTGAGATTTTTGGGTACGGAGGATTCTGGCATCTTGTTTGATCTCTCTAATTTTGACTTCAAGTAAATCAACATCAGCTTCATCGACTAAATCAGTTTTATTAAGAATGATGACATCGCCGTATTGAATCTGACTAAAAGCAGCCTGACTATTAAATAAATCCAGACTGTAATTAGCCGAGTCTACCATCGTAATAATTGAATCTAAACGAGTCATCTCTCGTAATTCTGTACCCAAAAAGGTGAGAGCAACAGGAAGAGGATCGGCTAAACCGGTTGTTTCTACCACCAAATAATCAATTTTGTCTTCTCGTTCGAGAATTTTATAGACAGCGTTAACTAAATCTTCGTTGATGGTACAGCAGATACAACCATTATTTAGCTCTACCATGCTTTCATCAGTAGAGACAATTAATTCATTATCAATGCCAATTTCCCCAAACTCATTAACTAAAACAGCAGTTTTCAATCCTTCTTGATTCGTGAGAATATGATTAAGAAGAGTAGTTTTTCCACTACCAAGAAAACCTGTAATGATGGTAACTGGTAAACCGTGTTTTGAGGTTTCCAGTTGATTAGGAGAAACAGTAGTTTGAGTCATAGCGATCGCGTTAGTTTCTTTCTGTTAATTTCATTGTGTGAGGCTGTTGACTGAATAACCTCTCTTTTCTACATTATTATTTCGTATTGCCTTAAAATAACAAGTCCGATCAAATTGTCATGACCTTAACCGTTTACAATACTCTCACTCGTCGCCAAGAAGCATTTGAAACCTTGGAACCAAATCAGGTTCGGATGTATTGCTGTGGCATTACAGTTTATGATTATTGTCATTTGGGTCATGCCAGAACTTGTATTGTTTGGGATGTAGTTCGTCGTTATCTACAATGGCGAGGCTATCAAGTACAGTATATTCAAAATTTTACCGATATTGACGATAAAATTCTCAATCGGGCAAGGCAAGAAGGTACATCGATGGAAGATGTATCGGAACGTTTCATCAAAGCTTACTTTGAAGATATGGAACGTTTAAATGTTGGTCAAGCTGATGCTTATCCCCGCGCTACTCATACTTTGGATGGGATTAAGCGTTTAGTTTATGAGTTGGAACAAAAGGGTTTTGCCTATCCTGCTGATGGTGATGTTTATTATTCGGTTAGACATTTTAACGATTACGGAAAGTTATCAGGCAGAAAATTAGAAGATTTACAAGCAGGGGCAAGCGGTAGAGTAGAAGTAGCAGATCCTGAAGAAGCTAAGAAAAAAGACCCCTTCGATTTTGCCCTTTGGAAAGCTGCGAAAGAAGGGGAACCAGCTTGGGAATCTCCTTGGGGTGCAGGTCGTCCTGGCTGGCATATCGAATGTTCAGCTATGGTAAGGGAGAGACTGGGGGAAACTATCGATCTTCATGTGGGTGGCAGCGATCTAATTTTTCCCCATCATGAAAACGAAATCGCCCAATCAGAGGCAGTTACAGGGAAGCCTTTAGCTAATTATTGGTTGCACAATGGCATGGTGAAGGTAGGCGGGGAAAAAATGTCAAAATCCCTGGGCAATTTTACAACGATCCGCGATTTACTCGATCAACCAACCGATTCGATGGCAGTCAGATTATTTATTCTCCAGGCGCATTATCGCAAACCCGTTGATTTTACTGATGAAGCTTTAGAAGCTGCTACTAATGGTTGGCATACCCTCAAGGAAGGGTTGTTGTTTGGTTATCAATATGGACAGCAATTAGGTTGGAATCAAGAGTTTCTTAATTTGCCCACAAAAGCAGAGGAAAATGAATTTACGATTCGTTTCCGAGAAGCGGTAGATGAAGATTTTAATTTTGCAGGTGGATTAGCAGTTTTGTTCGATCTAGCCAAGAATTTGCGAAAAGAAGGCAATTTATTGATTCATCAGGGTAAAACTGAAACTGATCCTGAAGAATTACTTCAACAATGGCATTCTTTAAGAGAATTAGCAGGTGTTTTAGGATTTGTCACCCAACCAGAAACAACAAATAATAATGTTGAAACTGGAATCAGCGATCGCGAAATTAAATCCTTAATCCAACAACGTACTGAAGCCAGAAAAGCCAAAAACTGGGCAGAGAGCGATCGCATTCGAGATGAATTGAAAGCTCAAGGGATTAGTTTAATCGATAAGCCTGGTAATGTGACTACTTGGCATCGAGATTAGTCTGATTTTGCCTAAATAAGAACGAATCAGGAAAAAAAATCAGCTTGCTGTGTGACCAGTAGCCAATTCGCGTTATCATAAATTGATCTGTGGGAAGATTAGCCAAACTCGAAGCTATCTATCATTTTGTCTAACAGCTAAACTAATCTGAGTAAGCATATATAGGGATTAATCACAAGTGACTCAAACTAATTTAGACTTTCTTGCCCAAACAGATCCAGAAATTGCTGAAGTTATCAATCTAGAACTACAACGTCAACGAGATCATCTAGAATTAATTGCCAGCGAAAACTTTACTTCGGCTGCGGTTTTGGCAGCACAGGGTTCAGTATTGACCAACAAATATGCTGAAGGTCTACCAGCTAAACGATACTATGGTGGTTGTGAATATGTTGATCGTGCCGAACAACTAGCCATTGATCGCGCTAAACAATTATTTGGTGCAACAGCAGCTAATGTTCAACCCCACTCAGGCGCACAAGCCAATTTTGCTGTGTTTTTGGCTTTACTTGAACCAGGGGACACCATTATGGGGATGGATTTATCCCATGGCGGACACTTAACCCACGGTTCACCAGTTAACGTGTCTGGTAAATGGTTTAAAGTGGTTCAGTATGGAGTCAATCGTGAGACAGAAAGATTAGACTTCGACTCCATTAGAGAATTGGCACTCAAAGAACGTCCCAAACTAATTATTTGTGGTTATTCCGCTTACCCCCGTACCATCGAATTTGACAAATTTAGAGCGATCGCGGATGAAGTAGGGGCATATTTAATGGCTGATATTGCCCATATCGCTGGTTTAGTAGCGACAGGACATCATCCTAACCCAATTCCCTATTGTGATGTTGTTACTACTACCACTCACAAAACTTTACGAGGCCCTAGAGGCGGATTAATCCTCACTAAAGATGCCGAATTAGGCAAAAAATTTAATAAAGCGGTATTTCCTGGTACTCAAGGAGGTCCTTTAGAACACGTAATTGCTGCTAAAGCAGTTGCTTTTGGTGAAGCACTCAAACCTGAATTTAAAACCTATTCGGCTCAAGTAATTGCCAATGCCCAAGCTTTGGGAGAAGGTTTAAAACAACGCGGGTTTAAACTAGTATCCGATGGCACAGACAATCATTTAATTCTGGTTGATTTACGTTCGATTGGCATGACAGGAAAAGAAGCCGATCGCTTGGTAAGTGAAATAAATATTACAGCCAATAAAAATACCGTTCCTTTCGATCCTGAATCTCCATTTGTTACCAGTGGTTTACGTTTAGGTTCACCAGCCATGACAACTAGAGGATTAGGGGAGACAGATTTTACCGAGATTGCTAACATTGTTGCAGACAGACTGCTGAATCCCCAGGATGAAGCAATTAAAAGCGATTGTCTGCGCCGAGTCGCGCAACTATGCGATCGCTTTCCCCTCTACCCTCATCTCAAAATTCCTTTCCCCATGACTGTCTAGAGATGAGGGCAAATCTCTAGATTAATCTATACTTATTTACTTCAGATGCCTGTAGAATTGTACCATCTGATTGCCTTCCTTCTTTCTGTAACAGTTGTCTTGTGGACTATTCCTGATGTCAAGACAGTTGGATTGAAATTTGGCATAGTCGATCGACCCAACGCCAGAAAAATTCATCAAAGCCCCGTTGTTCGAGTCGGCGGGGTTTCTATCTTTATCGGTACGATTGTTGCCCTCTTAATTGTTTGGCGATTAGGCGGATTTTCTCAGATTTCACCTGAACGAGAGGCGGAAATTTGGGGAGTCGTTTTGGGAAGTATCTTGTATTTCATAATTGGTTTGGCTGACGATCTTTTTAATCTCAGTCCAATTTCTCGCCTATTAATGCAGATTACGGTAGCTGCTGGCTGTTGGTGGATGGGTGTTAGAATTGATTTTCTTTCTGTCCCTTTTGATGGTTTAATCCAAATCGGCTGGTTAAGTCTGCCTATCACCGTTATTTGGTTAGTCGGGATGGCTAATGCGATTAATTGGATTGATGGAGTTGATGGTTTAGCTGCTGGAGTCTCTGGCATTGCTGCCGTCGTGATGTTAGTCGTCACTCTATTTATGGATCAACCTGCTGCTGCTTTAATTGCTGCTGCTTTAGCTGGTAGTGCTTTGGGTTTTCTCCGTTACAACTTTAATCCTGCCCAAATTTTTATGGGCGATGGTGGAGCTTATTTTATGGGCTTTACTCTAGCAGGAGTGGGTGTAATTGGTTTGGTAAAAGGC includes these proteins:
- a CDS encoding cobalamin synthesis protein P47K, with translation MTQTTVSPNQLETSKHGLPVTIITGFLGSGKTTLLNHILTNQEGLKTAVLVNEFGEIGIDNELIVSTDESMVELNNGCICCTINEDLVNAVYKILEREDKIDYLVVETTGLADPLPVALTFLGTELREMTRLDSIITMVDSANYSLDLFNSQAAFSQIQYGDVIILNKTDLVDEADVDLLEVKIREIKQDARILRTQKSQVPLPLVLSVGLFESDKYFDSIESEPEHHEHDHHDHHEHHHHHDHEHDHHHHHSDHLENDGFTSLSIQTDKPFSIRKFQYFLDNQLPGNVFRAKGILWFDESPKRHIFHLSGKRFTIEDEEWKGDKKNQLVLIGQNLDHDTLREQIENCLCLPSENRGKGFGK
- a CDS encoding cysteinyl-tRNA synthetase, encoding MTLTVYNTLTRRQEAFETLEPNQVRMYCCGITVYDYCHLGHARTCIVWDVVRRYLQWRGYQVQYIQNFTDIDDKILNRARQEGTSMEDVSERFIKAYFEDMERLNVGQADAYPRATHTLDGIKRLVYELEQKGFAYPADGDVYYSVRHFNDYGKLSGRKLEDLQAGASGRVEVADPEEAKKKDPFDFALWKAAKEGEPAWESPWGAGRPGWHIECSAMVRERLGETIDLHVGGSDLIFPHHENEIAQSEAVTGKPLANYWLHNGMVKVGGEKMSKSLGNFTTIRDLLDQPTDSMAVRLFILQAHYRKPVDFTDEALEAATNGWHTLKEGLLFGYQYGQQLGWNQEFLNLPTKAEENEFTIRFREAVDEDFNFAGGLAVLFDLAKNLRKEGNLLIHQGKTETDPEELLQQWHSLRELAGVLGFVTQPETTNNNVETGISDREIKSLIQQRTEARKAKNWAESDRIRDELKAQGISLIDKPGNVTTWHRD
- the glyA gene encoding serine hydroxymethyltransferase, with the translated sequence MTQTNLDFLAQTDPEIAEVINLELQRQRDHLELIASENFTSAAVLAAQGSVLTNKYAEGLPAKRYYGGCEYVDRAEQLAIDRAKQLFGATAANVQPHSGAQANFAVFLALLEPGDTIMGMDLSHGGHLTHGSPVNVSGKWFKVVQYGVNRETERLDFDSIRELALKERPKLIICGYSAYPRTIEFDKFRAIADEVGAYLMADIAHIAGLVATGHHPNPIPYCDVVTTTTHKTLRGPRGGLILTKDAELGKKFNKAVFPGTQGGPLEHVIAAKAVAFGEALKPEFKTYSAQVIANAQALGEGLKQRGFKLVSDGTDNHLILVDLRSIGMTGKEADRLVSEINITANKNTVPFDPESPFVTSGLRLGSPAMTTRGLGETDFTEIANIVADRLLNPQDEAIKSDCLRRVAQLCDRFPLYPHLKIPFPMTV
- a CDS encoding putative glycosyl transferase, whose translation is MPVELYHLIAFLLSVTVVLWTIPDVKTVGLKFGIVDRPNARKIHQSPVVRVGGVSIFIGTIVALLIVWRLGGFSQISPEREAEIWGVVLGSILYFIIGLADDLFNLSPISRLLMQITVAAGCWWMGVRIDFLSVPFDGLIQIGWLSLPITVIWLVGMANAINWIDGVDGLAAGVSGIAAVVMLVVTLFMDQPAAALIAAALAGSALGFLRYNFNPAQIFMGDGGAYFMGFTLAGVGVIGLVKGTAVTAVLLPYLILAVPILDMSAVIFSRLYKGKSPFVADKSHLHHWLLKAGISQRLTVLFIYALTLWVGSLAMGFSNIPSGWGYAVGATLLLAYIGWQVWRNTKKQ